The proteins below come from a single Moritella sp. F3 genomic window:
- a CDS encoding Flp family type IVb pilin — MITALYIKTTNALYDFKNDQRGVTAIEYAIIGVAMSAIVLAVFNTSLKDALTAAMTTITTNIGAAGK, encoded by the coding sequence ATGATCACAGCACTATATATTAAAACAACAAATGCACTATATGACTTCAAAAACGATCAACGTGGTGTAACTGCAATTGAATACGCAATCATTGGTGTCGCTATGTCAGCGATCGTGCTTGCTGTATTTAATACGAGCCTAAAAGATGCGTTAACAGCCGCTATGACGACGATTACGACTAACATTGGTGCGGCTGGTAAGTAG
- a CDS encoding prepilin peptidase, which produces MRLVSSLYLQALGWLIIAILSCFICYQDIKVRKVRNDIVMVLAVVTCSLMTLTGNYTAVYVCLGIFLVGLLLTQVNVIAAGDIKLLMAFSLAIKPDLILLTFVVIGFTGGLLAVVYYLSIRMNKLSKQDNGIPYALPICFSGVLAIAASL; this is translated from the coding sequence GTGCGGCTGGTAAGTAGTTTGTATTTACAAGCTTTGGGATGGCTAATTATAGCCATCTTGTCTTGTTTTATTTGTTACCAGGATATTAAAGTGCGGAAAGTCCGCAATGATATTGTGATGGTCTTAGCGGTCGTCACCTGTTCTTTGATGACATTGACGGGTAATTATACTGCGGTTTATGTCTGTCTTGGTATCTTTTTGGTCGGCTTACTGTTAACTCAAGTTAATGTTATTGCAGCAGGCGATATTAAGTTATTGATGGCTTTTTCTTTAGCGATAAAGCCCGATTTAATATTACTTACATTTGTTGTGATTGGATTTACTGGTGGCTTGTTAGCTGTTGTTTATTACCTTTCTATCCGCATGAATAAATTATCGAAACAAGATAACGGGATCCCATATGCGCTTCCAATTTGTTTTTCCGGTGTTCTTGCAATAGCCGCATCTCTGTAG
- the cpaB gene encoding Flp pilus assembly protein CpaB, with protein sequence MKTKLIIAIATLAIVIGLYGLLTEVPAATATQVTETVAEENKIKVLFVRNDVKRGQLVERSDFSIRQLSESEANALGIADDSNINFDEGSVYNRALTVESAVFSEYITATNDPEYVELVLAENRVPFAIKVDPDVIIGGVIGHGSYVDVLALASGGSKISFNSDELSQPQFKSISVSPVLIGVKVLKIQQSAISGGQNNNDVTATVLVLELTRKQVAKLTVAKRIADLEVHKSIGRYKAADLTADAGDVLADYKAIKEFRANEISIN encoded by the coding sequence ATGAAAACAAAATTAATAATAGCGATTGCAACACTTGCGATTGTTATTGGTTTGTATGGGTTATTAACAGAGGTTCCAGCGGCCACTGCAACTCAAGTAACAGAAACTGTTGCTGAAGAGAACAAAATTAAAGTGTTGTTTGTGCGTAATGACGTTAAACGTGGGCAACTTGTTGAACGTTCAGATTTTAGTATCCGCCAGTTATCTGAAAGTGAAGCAAATGCATTAGGTATTGCCGACGACTCCAACATAAATTTTGATGAAGGTAGTGTTTACAACCGCGCGTTAACAGTAGAGTCGGCTGTATTTTCTGAATATATTACAGCCACTAATGACCCTGAATATGTAGAGTTAGTACTCGCTGAAAATAGAGTTCCTTTTGCTATTAAAGTTGACCCAGACGTTATTATTGGCGGTGTTATCGGTCATGGCAGTTATGTTGATGTGCTTGCGCTAGCGAGTGGTGGCAGCAAGATATCGTTTAATAGTGATGAACTATCTCAACCGCAATTTAAATCAATATCTGTTTCGCCTGTGCTAATCGGGGTTAAGGTATTGAAAATTCAGCAAAGTGCGATATCCGGTGGCCAAAATAACAACGACGTTACTGCAACGGTATTAGTGTTAGAGCTTACGCGTAAACAAGTTGCAAAGTTGACTGTTGCAAAGCGTATTGCTGATTTAGAAGTGCATAAATCTATTGGTCGTTATAAAGCCGCTGATTTAACTGCAGATGCCGGTGATGTATTAGCTGACTATAAAGCGATTAAAGAGTTTCGCGCGAATGAAATTAGTATTAACTAG
- a CDS encoding type II and III secretion system protein family protein: MWYFRKIAVVMLILVSCINTALAQQIVNLSEGEAKTIKSTQQIASVFIADPEIADYQVIDANKVVVFGKKIGSTSIIVFDENGDTITNNKLVINKSLVHIQQQIQLKYPNADVTIYNVGDQVVLSGIVSTEQEKDDINIIVGELLNKKSGDYIIEWESASSDTKYEMEFMKRRHFAGIVNNIEVAAVKQVNVKLSIAEVSHSFLENFGIEYSSIGQTAGTFVNLVTKFSASDITSVITAIADDSVGQILAEPNLSVISGESASFLVGGELPVVTVVDGTTNVLYKEYGVRLSLMAKVLRDDKIILSLSPEVSTLDNQYSSGTYNLPALKTRRARTTVELGDGQSFVLAGLLNTEDIESIKKIPFFGDIPLLGALFRSSGTQRNKTELIIVATVNLVKPIHASQVQIPTMEKTTTLQRYFAIDRSYEKASERWANEVLATGGFKK; encoded by the coding sequence ATGTGGTATTTCAGGAAAATAGCTGTCGTGATGCTTATATTGGTATCTTGTATCAATACAGCGTTAGCACAACAAATAGTTAACCTTTCAGAAGGCGAAGCGAAAACAATTAAATCAACTCAACAGATTGCATCGGTGTTTATTGCTGACCCTGAAATTGCCGATTATCAGGTGATTGATGCCAATAAAGTGGTTGTTTTTGGTAAGAAAATTGGTAGTACGTCGATTATTGTTTTTGATGAGAATGGCGATACGATTACCAATAATAAATTAGTGATTAATAAAAGCTTGGTGCATATACAACAGCAAATTCAACTGAAATACCCGAATGCAGATGTGACAATATATAACGTGGGTGACCAAGTTGTGTTGAGCGGTATCGTTTCTACAGAGCAAGAGAAGGATGATATCAATATCATTGTTGGTGAGTTGCTCAATAAAAAGTCAGGCGATTATATTATTGAGTGGGAAAGTGCTAGCAGTGACACTAAATATGAAATGGAGTTTATGAAGCGTCGTCATTTTGCTGGCATCGTGAATAATATTGAAGTCGCTGCAGTCAAGCAGGTTAATGTGAAGCTTTCAATTGCTGAAGTATCACACTCATTCTTAGAGAATTTTGGTATTGAATATAGTTCGATAGGTCAAACCGCAGGCACATTTGTGAACTTAGTGACAAAATTTAGTGCCAGTGATATTACATCTGTTATCACTGCAATTGCCGATGATTCAGTAGGCCAAATCCTAGCAGAACCTAATTTATCTGTTATTTCAGGCGAAAGTGCAAGTTTCCTTGTCGGTGGCGAATTACCCGTTGTTACTGTTGTCGATGGCACCACTAATGTGCTCTACAAAGAGTATGGCGTACGTTTATCTTTAATGGCCAAAGTATTACGAGATGACAAAATAATCCTCTCTTTAAGCCCTGAAGTCAGTACGTTAGATAATCAATACAGCAGCGGCACATATAACCTCCCGGCATTAAAGACCCGTCGCGCCAGAACCACTGTGGAATTAGGCGATGGTCAAAGTTTTGTTCTAGCGGGCTTGTTGAACACTGAAGATATTGAGTCAATTAAAAAAATTCCGTTTTTTGGCGATATTCCACTTTTAGGTGCGTTATTTCGTAGCTCTGGTACTCAGCGTAATAAGACAGAGTTAATTATTGTAGCAACGGTAAACTTAGTTAAGCCGATCCATGCATCTCAAGTGCAGATACCTACGATGGAAAAAACCACTACTTTGCAGCGTTACTTTGCCATTGATCGGAGTTATGAGAAAGCAAGTGAGCGCTGGGCAAATGAAGTATTAGCCACTGGAGGATTCAAAAAATGA
- a CDS encoding P-loop NTPase, protein MLNTLIDKREMMFNLVDRLKKEKSIKVKEEHLTSVLFYQTQACHELVIEAFRFEGISAPVILENSDKNIETHVRESSIEIVLVELNNSQNVSKDMELISHLLPNDASVIVIGSEDAISTIRNLKAMGYYYLFWPITKQELIDFIRNVNENRKRNSGLGQNRVAKKIAIWGSKGGVGTSMLTAEIAFQLTTNKKSTCLVVDHNFSGGNMDILMGLQKFEKRLVQRGSLSGTLDVAFAMSMTKKVNNMLSLLALDSDDLNELELKEYIITLNNELEKQQNFIIEDLSRSANSKQDLRNVAQNSDAMVLVIEPTVASVREAAKVKAQFTSEKSSARFFIVLNYTMIEKNATVTPEEVEKFLRQPIDIICPFEPNSDAITLEGKHLFQQKNEIAKSLRRLVSLLIGEALESDKSSFFKRLKKRA, encoded by the coding sequence ATGCTGAATACACTAATCGATAAGCGGGAAATGATGTTTAATTTAGTCGATCGTTTAAAAAAAGAAAAATCAATCAAAGTTAAAGAAGAGCATTTAACTTCGGTATTATTCTATCAAACACAAGCTTGTCATGAGCTTGTGATTGAAGCATTTAGATTTGAAGGTATATCCGCGCCAGTTATTTTAGAAAATAGTGATAAGAATATTGAAACTCACGTACGTGAATCAAGTATCGAAATTGTGCTCGTTGAGCTTAATAACAGTCAAAATGTAAGTAAAGACATGGAATTGATTAGTCATTTATTACCAAATGATGCGTCGGTGATTGTGATTGGTAGTGAGGATGCTATCTCGACAATTCGTAATCTCAAAGCCATGGGATATTACTATCTGTTCTGGCCAATCACTAAGCAAGAGTTGATCGATTTCATTCGTAACGTGAATGAGAATCGCAAACGAAATAGCGGTTTAGGTCAGAATCGAGTAGCAAAGAAAATTGCGATATGGGGTTCTAAAGGTGGCGTTGGTACATCGATGTTAACAGCTGAAATCGCATTTCAGCTGACAACTAATAAGAAGAGTACCTGTCTAGTCGTTGATCACAATTTTAGTGGCGGTAACATGGATATTCTCATGGGACTGCAGAAGTTTGAAAAACGTCTTGTGCAACGTGGTTCGTTATCCGGCACTTTAGATGTTGCTTTTGCGATGAGTATGACTAAAAAGGTCAACAATATGTTGTCATTACTTGCGTTAGACTCTGATGATTTGAATGAATTAGAGTTAAAAGAATACATTATCACTTTAAATAATGAGCTGGAAAAACAACAAAACTTCATTATTGAAGACTTATCTAGATCTGCAAATAGTAAGCAGGATTTACGCAATGTTGCACAAAATAGTGATGCGATGGTATTGGTTATTGAGCCAACAGTAGCCAGTGTTCGCGAAGCTGCAAAAGTGAAAGCACAATTTACTAGTGAAAAATCATCTGCGCGATTTTTTATCGTATTGAACTATACGATGATTGAGAAAAACGCAACCGTGACGCCCGAAGAAGTAGAGAAGTTTTTACGCCAACCAATAGACATTATTTGCCCATTTGAGCCAAATTCTGATGCTATCACACTCGAAGGTAAACATCTTTTTCAGCAAAAAAATGAAATTGCGAAAAGTTTACGCCGTCTCGTGTCTTTGCTTATTGGCGAAGCATTAGAAAGTGATAAATCGAGCTTCTTTAAGCGATTAAAAAAGCGAGCTTAG
- a CDS encoding CpaF family protein: MINAKSIYVQIRTLIFDALEPEVVNTLDRQQLSAQIRGAVDLLVERDGLSVPSVMRDDFVKNLVDELLGLGPLQSLMDDDSISDIMINGHENVFIERAGIVEQASINFIDEEQLLQIVKRIAARVGRRVDNSQPTCDARLEDGSRINIVIPPVALDGTCISIRKFKKRSIDFDKLVEFGAMSPEMSKMLMIASRCRLNIIISGGTGSGKTTMLNALSQFISQRERIITIEDAAELRLLQPHVVRLETQKAGIEGNGEMNQRDLVINSLRMRPDRIVVGECRGPEAFEMLQAMNTGHDGSMSTLHANTPRDAIARVEAMVMMAANNLPLEAIRQTIVSAVDIIIQISRLHDGSRKVMSITEVIGVEGSNVVLEEIFCFQPTHDGANKGKVQGNFITSGLMQRSVLVEKAKFFGLENELKAVFTAQGVN, translated from the coding sequence ATGATTAATGCAAAATCCATTTATGTACAAATACGCACACTTATTTTTGATGCTTTAGAACCTGAGGTGGTCAATACCCTCGATCGCCAGCAGCTGAGTGCTCAGATCCGTGGCGCGGTCGATTTACTTGTTGAACGAGATGGACTTAGCGTTCCTAGTGTTATGCGCGATGATTTTGTTAAAAATCTGGTCGACGAGTTACTTGGTCTTGGGCCTTTACAAAGTTTGATGGATGATGACAGCATTAGTGACATTATGATTAATGGTCACGAGAACGTGTTCATTGAACGAGCGGGTATTGTTGAACAAGCGTCGATCAATTTCATTGACGAAGAACAGTTATTGCAAATCGTAAAACGCATTGCGGCTCGTGTCGGTCGTCGTGTCGATAACTCGCAGCCTACTTGCGATGCGCGCTTAGAAGATGGTAGCCGCATCAATATCGTTATTCCACCTGTTGCGCTTGATGGTACCTGCATTTCCATCCGTAAATTTAAAAAGCGAAGTATTGATTTTGATAAGTTAGTTGAATTTGGTGCGATGAGTCCTGAGATGTCAAAAATGCTTATGATTGCATCGCGCTGCCGTTTGAATATTATCATTTCTGGCGGTACAGGCTCGGGTAAAACCACCATGCTTAATGCACTTTCGCAATTTATATCTCAGCGTGAGCGTATTATTACTATCGAAGATGCTGCTGAGTTACGTTTATTACAACCTCACGTTGTACGTTTGGAAACGCAAAAAGCTGGTATTGAAGGCAACGGTGAGATGAACCAGAGAGACCTCGTTATTAACTCACTGCGTATGCGGCCGGACCGTATTGTCGTTGGTGAGTGTCGTGGTCCTGAAGCTTTTGAAATGTTGCAGGCCATGAATACGGGCCATGATGGATCCATGTCTACATTGCATGCAAACACACCTCGTGATGCTATAGCCAGAGTCGAGGCGATGGTGATGATGGCGGCAAATAATCTACCGTTAGAAGCGATTCGTCAGACTATTGTGAGCGCGGTCGATATAATCATTCAAATTAGTCGCTTGCATGATGGTTCACGAAAAGTGATGAGTATTACAGAGGTGATCGGTGTTGAAGGCAGCAATGTTGTATTGGAAGAAATATTTTGTTTTCAGCCAACGCATGATGGTGCTAACAAAGGTAAAGTGCAGGGTAATTTTATTACTTCAGGTCTAATGCAACGTTCGGTATTGGTAGAGAAAGCGAAATTCTTTGGATTAGAAAATGAGTTAAAAGCAGTCTTTACAGCGCAAGGAGTTAATTAA
- a CDS encoding type II secretion system F family protein — MYFLALIIGGLLLLLLFLPKKKQQHNYLDMSNNTVFVDTIYEDQQAVNLATLSDQTWSQKISKLWSNCQRQLGSLALAKVMLFAFILAILAMQINSSFLRVSLPFVIACIEIFGFIFAYFWLQRREKKQFEEAFPEALNMLTSAVSSGESIMHAIIFVGSALDGEVGKEFKLMGDRLRLGDSPDSVFKKSCNRFPYPAFQFFVITLRANMRRGGQLKEIMTRLNRLMFDARAIEKKKFALTSEARASAKIVGSIPFVFLFLLQYLSPENFEFVMFHPSGRPILYYVLISEAIGIFIIWTLMKGVK, encoded by the coding sequence ATGTATTTCTTAGCATTAATTATTGGTGGCTTGTTGCTGTTGTTGCTATTTTTACCGAAAAAAAAGCAGCAGCATAACTACTTGGATATGAGTAATAATACAGTCTTTGTTGATACTATTTATGAAGACCAGCAAGCTGTAAATCTAGCCACGCTTTCTGATCAAACGTGGAGTCAAAAAATATCTAAATTATGGTCTAATTGCCAGCGGCAATTAGGGTCATTAGCACTGGCTAAAGTGATGTTATTTGCGTTTATTCTAGCAATCCTTGCAATGCAGATTAACAGCAGTTTTCTTCGTGTGTCTTTACCCTTTGTCATTGCTTGCATCGAAATATTTGGTTTTATATTTGCGTATTTTTGGTTACAACGCCGAGAGAAAAAACAATTTGAAGAGGCCTTCCCTGAAGCATTGAATATGTTGACCAGTGCTGTTAGCTCGGGTGAAAGTATCATGCACGCTATCATTTTTGTAGGTTCAGCGCTTGATGGGGAAGTGGGTAAAGAATTTAAATTAATGGGAGACCGATTGCGACTCGGTGATTCACCTGACTCGGTATTTAAAAAGTCTTGTAATCGTTTTCCTTATCCAGCATTTCAATTTTTTGTTATCACCTTAAGGGCTAACATGCGCCGTGGTGGTCAATTAAAAGAGATCATGACCCGTCTTAACCGTCTGATGTTTGATGCTCGCGCAATTGAAAAAAAGAAGTTTGCATTAACATCTGAAGCCCGGGCTTCGGCCAAAATTGTGGGCTCAATTCCATTTGTTTTTTTATTTTTACTGCAATACCTTAGCCCTGAAAACTTTGAATTTGTGATGTTTCATCCTTCTGGTCGACCGATTTTATATTACGTGTTAATCAGTGAGGCGATCGGTATTTTTATCATCTGGACTTTGATGAAGGGAGTTAAGTAA
- a CDS encoding type II secretion system F family protein, which yields MYIWTPEWTVLLRFLLIGIGIVLLLWVLLKNVKRQSYFDRFAVDAQEKIESKGVFEHFFELLSNAFSSNQDEIKTKFIAAGFYQFKYASLFMSVKYFILFGGGMGLYFLSDSMEFESVNLIAIIACWLVLIIILPDAFLNLRAKQLTEKISNKLPYLLDLMAVCVQTGMTIESAMSYLSKEMTGFDKDLTNVLVKTNDRARIVGLAMALDELYLRVPSNEMRSFVMTLKQSLQFGSSISQVLTTLSGDIRQVQMLGLEEKIGKLAAKMSIPLIVFIMVPVVILIAAPGIMRMMVNV from the coding sequence ATGTATATTTGGACTCCTGAATGGACAGTCTTACTTCGTTTTCTACTGATAGGTATAGGGATTGTGCTGTTGTTATGGGTCCTTTTAAAGAATGTTAAACGCCAATCTTATTTCGATCGATTCGCTGTTGATGCACAAGAAAAAATTGAATCGAAAGGCGTTTTTGAGCATTTTTTCGAGCTATTATCTAATGCATTTTCTAGTAATCAGGATGAGATAAAAACGAAATTTATTGCTGCGGGTTTTTATCAGTTTAAATACGCATCATTATTTATGTCTGTTAAGTACTTTATATTATTTGGGGGGGGCATGGGTCTGTATTTTCTAAGTGATAGTATGGAGTTTGAAAGTGTGAATTTGATTGCCATTATTGCCTGTTGGTTAGTACTTATTATCATTTTACCTGATGCGTTCTTAAATTTAAGAGCAAAACAATTAACTGAAAAAATATCGAATAAACTGCCGTATCTATTAGATCTCATGGCGGTATGTGTACAGACGGGTATGACTATTGAATCAGCTATGAGCTATTTGAGTAAAGAGATGACAGGCTTTGATAAAGATCTGACAAATGTCTTAGTTAAAACTAACGACAGAGCACGGATCGTTGGACTCGCAATGGCTTTAGATGAACTGTATTTACGTGTTCCCTCAAATGAAATGCGCAGTTTTGTGATGACTTTAAAACAGAGTTTGCAGTTTGGGAGTTCAATTTCCCAGGTACTAACAACACTTTCTGGTGATATTCGCCAAGTTCAAATGCTCGGTCTAGAAGAAAAAATAGGAAAATTAGCGGCAAAAATGTCAATTCCTTTGATTGTTTTCATTATGGTGCCAGTTGTTATCTTGATTGCTGCACCAGGTATCATGAGGATGATGGTTAATGTATAA
- a CDS encoding lipopolysaccharide assembly protein LapB, with product MYKNYLLLVFLLLSGCQSNQLQSFESQEIILVKINDYKQLIPLYKQQLSREDNNEIRLKLADTYLKSGDPESTLFTLQPLTAPVKPTAQGREHVQALMLQAYAQYELGTLDTALNSALAANEIQVNEPENENLLGMIYVSQHSYIQARHFFNLARSHFYDDITIQNNLAVLDIIEGKYEQSIQRLLLLQKSSVADPQVTANLLLAMAKLNNFSYVRSVLTPKYSDAEILDMYQILRDLKPAMQQVNDA from the coding sequence ATGTATAAAAATTACCTATTACTCGTGTTTTTGTTGCTATCTGGTTGTCAGAGCAATCAGCTGCAATCATTTGAAAGTCAAGAAATTATTTTAGTTAAAATTAATGATTATAAACAGCTTATACCATTGTATAAACAACAGCTTAGCCGTGAGGACAATAATGAAATACGCTTAAAGCTTGCTGATACGTATCTTAAGTCGGGAGATCCTGAATCGACATTATTTACCCTTCAGCCCTTAACTGCTCCCGTAAAACCTACAGCGCAAGGTAGGGAGCATGTTCAAGCATTGATGTTACAAGCTTATGCCCAATATGAATTAGGTACTCTTGATACGGCTCTGAACAGTGCGTTAGCGGCAAATGAAATTCAAGTAAACGAGCCTGAGAATGAAAATCTGTTAGGTATGATTTACGTTAGTCAACATAGCTATATTCAGGCTCGTCACTTCTTTAATTTAGCCCGCAGTCATTTTTATGATGATATAACAATTCAAAATAACTTAGCTGTATTGGATATTATTGAGGGTAAATATGAGCAATCAATTCAACGTTTATTACTCTTGCAAAAAAGTAGCGTAGCAGATCCACAGGTTACAGCGAACCTACTACTTGCTATGGCGAAATTAAACAATTTTAGCTACGTAAGATCCGTGCTTACGCCAAAGTATTCTGATGCTGAAATCCTTGACATGTACCAAATATTACGCGATTTAAAACCAGCAATGCAGCAGGTGAATGATGCCTAA
- a CDS encoding TadE family protein has product MPNYRTMTHRPSKQKGVASIEFAVGFFAFWLMCMAWVEMSYMSYVSAVGDIAISEAARNAKLQDENYMSAFKKQLHSGESVWANMIDIDDFRLSIQYLESMDDLTKQTEPCLATADNPTQECGDEVDSAIAIYRIDYDFNSMFTYFIDETSVFSREVIVIQEYQRDTFSN; this is encoded by the coding sequence ATGCCTAATTACAGAACAATGACTCATCGACCAAGCAAGCAGAAGGGGGTCGCCAGTATCGAGTTTGCTGTCGGATTTTTTGCATTTTGGTTGATGTGTATGGCCTGGGTCGAAATGAGTTATATGTCTTATGTTTCTGCTGTGGGCGACATCGCTATTTCTGAGGCGGCGCGCAATGCTAAATTGCAAGATGAAAATTATATGTCCGCGTTTAAAAAGCAGTTACACAGTGGCGAATCAGTTTGGGCCAATATGATCGATATTGATGATTTTCGATTAAGTATTCAATATCTTGAATCGATGGATGATTTAACAAAGCAAACGGAGCCTTGTTTGGCTACGGCGGATAATCCAACGCAAGAGTGTGGTGATGAAGTAGATAGTGCGATTGCCATTTATCGAATCGATTATGACTTTAATTCTATGTTTACTTATTTTATCGATGAAACAAGTGTGTTCTCTCGGGAAGTGATAGTGATCCAGGAGTACCAGCGTGATACGTTCAGCAATTAA
- the tadF gene encoding tight adherence pilus pseudopilin TadF, which produces MIRSAINQRGNFTIEFALIGVIFSLLLVFSGDVIIKLSVKGKLDRLSFSLANVLKERTQLFDEDYQITSSEAKSINEIARNSLRRTLMTYENERFGVLVEELTFADIGTPNILKSFSYEGGCVVTNTLAELEYLSVITSWDRQASLYRVTACYETDNWSGELLGEEFTTVSSSSVIIGR; this is translated from the coding sequence GTGATACGTTCAGCAATTAATCAACGAGGTAACTTTACCATTGAGTTTGCTTTAATAGGCGTGATCTTTAGCCTGTTGTTAGTATTTAGTGGCGATGTGATCATTAAGCTTTCTGTAAAAGGAAAATTAGACCGCTTATCCTTTTCGCTGGCTAATGTATTAAAAGAGCGCACTCAGTTATTTGATGAGGACTATCAAATAACGAGTTCGGAAGCTAAATCAATTAACGAAATTGCGAGAAACTCTCTGCGTCGAACTCTAATGACATATGAAAATGAGCGGTTTGGTGTTCTGGTTGAAGAGCTCACTTTTGCTGATATAGGTACGCCTAACATTTTAAAATCATTTTCTTATGAAGGTGGCTGCGTTGTTACAAATACACTTGCTGAATTGGAGTATCTTTCGGTGATCACCTCATGGGATCGGCAGGCTAGTTTATATCGCGTTACTGCCTGTTATGAAACTGATAATTGGAGCGGTGAATTGCTCGGTGAAGAGTTTACTACTGTGAGCTCATCGTCTGTGATAATAGGTAGATAA
- a CDS encoding pilus assembly protein — protein MHSIRKQSGHAAILFAMMIPAFFGIFTLASDGARALQSKARLEDASEVAVLAIAAHNADNSGSNSGSAINKQIARDWIGQYMQDMQAISDIKITKLECNDIAACMDGLDNGESRYFQYEIIAKTNHLSWFPGNDSTAGFGDSFDVVGAATARKFQSESVDVMFVSDFSYSMNSTWSGGRNKKYVDLINIIKDVTVELEKFNESTGIKPSRVGLTGFSFYTRAKNNSRCYQDQYVKNSVSTTIDQIFDEKTSSCKSYRGNFYDLSLTENYAQFNQNLSRFKPVSNSGTASYQGIIRGAQMMDSVSEPRPRRIIIILSDGEDSPQDNHDKKAKKLVAAGMCTKILSTLGAGLSYEGELTKTKMAVVGFDYDLDSNKALADCVGSNNVYKANNPEEILNKILELISEEIGHLK, from the coding sequence ATGCATTCAATTCGTAAACAATCCGGCCATGCTGCCATACTATTCGCTATGATGATCCCAGCTTTTTTTGGCATTTTCACTTTAGCGAGTGATGGCGCAAGAGCACTGCAAAGCAAAGCTCGTTTAGAAGATGCCTCGGAAGTGGCTGTGTTGGCGATAGCGGCGCATAACGCGGATAATTCGGGTAGCAATTCCGGCAGTGCTATTAATAAGCAAATTGCCAGAGATTGGATTGGCCAGTATATGCAAGATATGCAGGCTATTTCCGATATAAAAATCACCAAGCTCGAGTGTAACGATATTGCGGCGTGTATGGACGGACTGGATAATGGTGAGTCACGTTATTTTCAATATGAAATTATTGCCAAGACCAACCATCTATCTTGGTTCCCTGGTAATGATAGTACTGCTGGCTTTGGTGATTCATTTGATGTCGTGGGTGCTGCAACAGCAAGAAAATTTCAAAGTGAATCTGTCGACGTTATGTTTGTGAGTGATTTCTCTTACTCAATGAATTCGACTTGGAGTGGAGGCCGCAATAAAAAATACGTTGATTTAATCAATATTATTAAGGATGTAACGGTTGAATTAGAGAAATTCAATGAGTCCACCGGGATTAAACCCAGTCGAGTTGGGTTAACAGGCTTTAGTTTTTATACCAGAGCAAAAAATAATAGTCGTTGTTATCAAGATCAATATGTAAAAAATAGTGTTAGCACCACCATTGATCAAATATTCGACGAGAAAACGAGCTCTTGTAAGAGTTACCGTGGTAATTTTTATGATCTGTCATTAACCGAGAACTATGCACAATTTAATCAAAACTTGAGTCGTTTCAAGCCTGTGAGTAACAGTGGTACCGCGAGTTATCAAGGTATTATTCGCGGCGCGCAGATGATGGACTCAGTATCAGAGCCTAGACCTCGGCGCATTATTATTATTCTTTCTGATGGTGAAGATTCTCCCCAAGATAATCATGATAAAAAAGCTAAAAAGCTTGTTGCTGCAGGTATGTGCACTAAAATTTTATCGACCTTAGGCGCAGGGTTATCTTACGAAGGAGAGCTCACTAAAACTAAAATGGCTGTTGTAGGGTTTGATTACGACTTGGACTCCAACAAGGCGTTAGCTGATTGTGTTGGTTCGAACAATGTCTATAAAGCCAATAACCCTGAGGAAATATTAAATAAAATCTTAGAGTTGATATCAGAAGAAATTGGACATTTAAAATAG